From Pulveribacter suum, a single genomic window includes:
- a CDS encoding P1 family peptidase: MHDSLFASAPAGAITDVPGIEAGHFTDTRRPTGCSVVIAREGAVAGVDVRGAAPGTRETDLLAPGNLVNEVHAIVLAGGSAWGLDAATGAVRWLEEHGVGLDVGVARLPLVPAAVLFDLPVGDARIRPDAAAGYAACAAAATGQPLAEGNVGAGAGAVVGKMFGLQHAMKGGIGTACVRVAGVTVGALVACNAVGDVVDPETGRPLAGARTAAGDALRGTRRALLRGEPPHPLLAGSNTTIGVIATDARLTKVQAQRLAVSGHDGLARSINPVHTMSDGDTLFALATGRADQHPGMMVLATMAAEAVAHATVRAVRAARSLQLPGGLSLPACTDLRRAG; this comes from the coding sequence ATGCACGACAGCCTCTTCGCCAGCGCGCCGGCCGGCGCCATCACCGACGTCCCCGGCATCGAGGCCGGCCACTTCACCGACACGCGCCGGCCCACGGGCTGCAGCGTGGTCATCGCCCGCGAGGGCGCGGTGGCCGGTGTGGACGTGCGCGGCGCTGCGCCCGGCACGCGCGAGACCGACCTGCTGGCGCCGGGCAATCTCGTCAACGAAGTCCACGCCATCGTGCTGGCCGGGGGCAGCGCCTGGGGCCTGGACGCGGCCACCGGCGCCGTGCGCTGGCTGGAGGAGCACGGCGTGGGGCTGGACGTGGGCGTCGCCCGCCTGCCGCTGGTGCCGGCCGCCGTGCTGTTCGACCTGCCCGTGGGCGACGCCCGCATCCGCCCCGACGCGGCTGCCGGCTACGCTGCCTGCGCCGCAGCCGCCACCGGCCAGCCGCTGGCCGAAGGCAACGTGGGCGCCGGCGCCGGCGCCGTCGTGGGCAAGATGTTTGGCCTGCAGCACGCCATGAAGGGCGGCATCGGCACGGCGTGCGTGCGGGTGGCTGGTGTGACGGTGGGCGCCCTGGTGGCCTGCAACGCCGTGGGCGATGTGGTCGATCCCGAGACCGGCCGGCCCCTGGCCGGCGCCCGCACCGCAGCAGGCGACGCGCTGCGGGGCACCCGGCGCGCCCTGCTGCGCGGCGAGCCGCCACACCCGCTGCTGGCCGGCAGCAACACCACCATCGGCGTGATCGCCACCGACGCTCGGCTGACCAAGGTGCAGGCCCAGCGCCTGGCGGTGTCCGGCCACGACGGGCTGGCGCGCAGCATCAACCCGGTGCACACCATGAGCGACGGCGACACGCTGTTCGCCCTGGCCACCGGCCGCGCCGACCAGCACCCCGGCATGATGGTGCTGGCCACCATGGCGGCCGAAGCGGTGGCGCACGCCACCGTGCGCGCCGTGCGGGCGGCCCGCAGCCTGCAGCTGCCGGGCGGGCTGTCGCTGCCCGCCTGCACCGACCTGCGGCGCGCGGGCTGA
- a CDS encoding GlsB/YeaQ/YmgE family stress response membrane protein, giving the protein MFSLLGTIIVGFIVGLLARALKPGNDKLGLIMTTLLGIGGALLARYIGVAMGWYTPEATAGWIASIVGAIVLLFLYGLVRKKV; this is encoded by the coding sequence ATGTTCTCCCTTCTCGGAACCATCATCGTCGGCTTCATCGTGGGGCTGCTGGCCCGCGCCTTGAAGCCGGGCAATGACAAGCTCGGCCTGATCATGACCACCCTGCTGGGCATTGGCGGCGCGCTGCTGGCGCGCTACATCGGCGTTGCCATGGGCTGGTACACGCCGGAGGCGACCGCGGGCTGGATCGCCTCCATCGTGGGCGCGATCGTGCTGCTGTTCCTCTACGGGCTGGTCAGGAAGAAGGTGTGA
- a CDS encoding DEAD/DEAH box helicase — protein MTFDELKLSPAILRAVQEQGYDSPTPIQAQAIPAVLAGHDLLAGAQTGTGKTAAFTLPLLQRLEAGNPATSRFGGRGVRALVLTPTRELAAQVEESVRGYGKHLDIKSTVIFGGVGMNPQIDRIKRGVDILVATPGRLLDLQQQGFLDLSTVEVLVLDEADRMLDMGFIHDVKKILALLPSSKQSLLFSATFSDEIRELASGLLKNPQSIQVTPRNTTVQRISQVIHPVGRGKKKQVLLHIIQQHDWSQVLVFTRTKFGANNVADYLTKNGVTAMALHGNKSQSARTQALEGFKTGQIRALVATDIAARGIDIDDLPHVVNYEIPNVSEDYVHRIGRTGRAGREGHAVSLVCMDEEGFMMDIERFTKQEIPVQVIDGFGPDEGEQAEPIAMGRQTIWGGAGKPPGRDVMQAAAKAARQEMMERIRTNKAATGAGGGQRGRQGGAEGGQSRKEGAEGGGRGRHGGASAGQGPRPAGRAPQPQQNAGGARRRSGGGGGGTGGGMAGSGGATGGGQRRHDDSQPRGENAHMLTQTGHSLMPRRPGGGGQPDPMRTNVDMMAGSGRRGGGYRNGGGGGGGGGGSRGPRGGGGGYGR, from the coding sequence ATGACATTTGACGAACTGAAGCTCTCGCCGGCCATTTTGCGGGCCGTGCAGGAACAGGGCTATGACAGCCCTACCCCCATCCAGGCCCAGGCCATTCCTGCCGTGCTGGCAGGCCACGACCTGCTGGCCGGCGCGCAGACCGGCACCGGCAAGACGGCCGCCTTCACGCTGCCCCTGCTGCAGCGCCTGGAAGCGGGCAACCCCGCCACCAGCCGCTTCGGCGGCCGCGGCGTGCGCGCTCTGGTGCTGACCCCCACGCGCGAATTGGCCGCCCAGGTCGAAGAATCCGTGCGCGGCTACGGCAAGCACCTGGACATCAAGTCCACCGTGATCTTCGGCGGTGTGGGCATGAACCCCCAGATCGACCGCATCAAGCGCGGCGTGGACATCCTGGTGGCAACGCCCGGGCGCCTGCTGGACCTGCAGCAGCAGGGCTTCCTGGACCTGTCCACCGTCGAGGTGCTGGTGCTGGACGAAGCCGACCGCATGCTGGACATGGGCTTCATCCACGACGTGAAGAAGATCCTCGCCCTGCTGCCTTCGTCCAAACAGAGCCTGCTGTTTTCTGCCACGTTCAGCGACGAGATCCGCGAGCTGGCCAGCGGCCTGCTCAAGAACCCGCAAAGCATCCAGGTCACCCCGCGCAACACCACGGTGCAGCGCATCAGCCAGGTCATCCACCCGGTGGGCCGCGGCAAGAAAAAGCAGGTGCTTCTGCACATCATCCAGCAGCACGACTGGAGCCAGGTGCTGGTGTTCACGCGCACCAAGTTCGGTGCCAACAACGTGGCCGACTACCTGACCAAGAACGGCGTGACGGCCATGGCGCTGCACGGCAACAAGAGCCAGAGCGCCCGTACCCAGGCGCTGGAAGGCTTCAAGACCGGCCAGATCCGCGCCCTGGTGGCCACCGACATTGCCGCGCGCGGCATCGACATCGACGACCTGCCGCACGTCGTCAACTACGAGATCCCCAACGTCTCCGAGGACTATGTGCACCGCATCGGCCGCACCGGCCGCGCCGGGCGCGAGGGCCACGCCGTGAGCCTGGTCTGCATGGACGAGGAAGGCTTCATGATGGACATCGAGCGCTTCACCAAGCAGGAGATTCCCGTGCAGGTGATCGATGGCTTCGGCCCTGACGAGGGCGAGCAGGCCGAGCCCATCGCCATGGGTCGCCAGACCATCTGGGGCGGCGCTGGCAAGCCACCGGGGCGCGACGTGATGCAGGCGGCTGCCAAGGCCGCACGCCAGGAGATGATGGAGCGCATCCGCACCAACAAGGCAGCCACGGGCGCCGGGGGTGGCCAGCGCGGCCGCCAAGGTGGCGCCGAAGGCGGCCAGTCCCGCAAGGAAGGCGCCGAGGGCGGTGGCCGCGGCCGGCATGGCGGCGCCAGCGCCGGCCAGGGCCCCCGCCCGGCCGGCCGCGCCCCGCAGCCGCAGCAAAACGCGGGCGGCGCACGCCGCCGCAGCGGTGGCGGCGGTGGCGGTACCGGTGGCGGCATGGCTGGCAGCGGTGGTGCTACCGGTGGTGGCCAGCGTCGTCATGACGACAGCCAGCCGCGCGGCGAAAACGCCCACATGCTGACCCAGACCGGTCACTCGCTCATGCCCCGGCGCCCCGGTGGCGGCGGCCAGCCCGACCCCATGCGCACCAACGTGGACATGATGGCCGGCAGCGGCCGCCGTGGCGGTGGCTATCGCAATGGCGGCGGCGGCGGTGGTGGTGGCGGCGGCTCGCGCGGGCCGCGCGGCGGTGGCGGCGGTTACGGCCGCTGA
- a CDS encoding NAD(P)-dependent oxidoreductase → MSTSPRIGLVGVGLMGHGIALSLVRKGQLLTVLEHPGNQPLGELLALGVATAANVQSLARQCDVLILCVTGSPQVEAVLLGAQGALAALPAGAVVVDCSTAIPSSTERVAQACQAAGVQFLDAPMTRTPREAREGRLNLLVGGDAQVLARCRPLLECFAENITHTGAAGTGHRMKLLHNYVSLGSVALIAEAAACAVGGGVAPEVFVDVLAQGGGAGVALERLRPYLLAQDASGLRFAMGNALKDMGYYTAMAQDGQAALTIAQAVQATFGRAVEQGGADALVPELVAQLQAVHKVP, encoded by the coding sequence ATGAGCACCTCTCCCCGCATCGGCCTCGTCGGCGTCGGCCTGATGGGCCACGGCATTGCCCTGAGCCTGGTCCGCAAGGGCCAGCTGCTGACCGTGCTGGAGCACCCGGGCAACCAGCCGCTGGGCGAGCTGCTGGCGCTGGGTGTGGCCACCGCCGCCAACGTGCAGTCGCTGGCGCGCCAGTGCGACGTGCTGATCCTGTGCGTGACCGGCTCGCCGCAGGTGGAGGCCGTGCTGCTGGGCGCGCAGGGCGCACTGGCCGCGCTGCCGGCCGGCGCGGTGGTGGTGGACTGCTCCACCGCCATCCCGTCGTCCACCGAGCGGGTGGCGCAGGCCTGCCAGGCGGCGGGCGTGCAGTTTCTGGACGCGCCCATGACGCGCACCCCGCGCGAGGCGCGCGAGGGCCGGCTGAATCTGCTGGTGGGGGGCGATGCACAGGTGCTGGCCCGTTGCCGGCCCCTGCTGGAATGCTTCGCCGAGAACATCACCCACACCGGCGCCGCCGGCACGGGCCACCGCATGAAGCTGCTGCACAACTATGTGTCGCTGGGCAGCGTGGCGCTGATCGCCGAGGCTGCCGCCTGCGCTGTGGGCGGAGGCGTGGCACCTGAGGTCTTCGTGGACGTGCTGGCCCAGGGTGGCGGCGCTGGCGTCGCGCTGGAGCGCCTGCGGCCCTACCTGCTGGCGCAGGATGCTTCGGGGCTGCGCTTTGCCATGGGCAACGCCCTGAAGGACATGGGCTACTACACCGCCATGGCGCAGGACGGGCAGGCCGCGCTCACCATTGCCCAGGCCGTGCAGGCCACCTTTGGCCGGGCGGTGGAGCAGGGCGGCGCCGATGCGCTGGTGCCCGAGCTGGTGGCGCAGCTGCAGGCCGTGCACAAGGTGCCCTGA
- a CDS encoding M14 family metallopeptidase: MNQTLTGRRAAAPARPLLRAARLPLLALSALVLAACSSTPLPPWPSQTAETGTPRQGRVVPPPLGTAGPRDAAPPSAVTVTPVEPAPTLSTQAAPAPLSAVEARFADPSGRYDTPGLAEGRRAFTTNAELAQWLGRLGAAAPGGHTKAQVLNFGRSQRGTPLPALVLTRAGGTDVAALEASGRPTVLLMGQQHGDEPASAEALLIMARELAPGGLLEPMLDAINVIVVPRANPDGAESGQHLTASGTDLDQDHLALRTPEAQALARLVRNYRPIAIIDAHEYPVHSLLAERAGVLPRADLLLQRATTANLPEFMTKAAMEWYHDPMVKALTGAGLTQDWYFTPEQTDGGALRLAMGSTAADSARNVNGLKNAVSLRIDSRGADLDRSQIQRRVHAHVTALTSALRSTVEKAASLESVRSYEAREIASQACRGDLVVRAQGTPLQRELIGIDPQTGADRPLHLQWDSTLQLQTTLRRARPCGYWLAASAGDAVQRLRWLGVQVLRVAEPGAVLADLYEQAGGERGEGLQLATRRGTIDVPEGSYYVPMNQTLANLAAAALEPDTRGSYYAHQLVGGLQDTARVMANPPLVFEEMD; this comes from the coding sequence ATGAACCAGACCCTCACGGGCCGCCGTGCAGCCGCGCCCGCCCGTCCCCTGCTGCGCGCGGCGCGCCTGCCCTTGCTGGCGCTGTCGGCCCTGGTGCTGGCCGCCTGCTCCAGCACGCCGCTGCCGCCCTGGCCCTCGCAGACCGCCGAGACCGGCACGCCGCGGCAGGGCCGGGTGGTGCCGCCGCCGCTGGGCACGGCCGGCCCGCGCGATGCGGCCCCGCCTTCGGCTGTCACCGTGACGCCCGTGGAGCCCGCACCCACCTTGTCCACCCAGGCCGCGCCCGCGCCGCTGTCGGCCGTGGAGGCGCGCTTTGCCGACCCTTCCGGTCGCTATGACACGCCCGGCCTGGCCGAAGGCCGCCGCGCCTTTACCACCAATGCCGAGCTGGCCCAGTGGCTGGGCCGCCTGGGTGCGGCCGCGCCCGGCGGGCATACCAAGGCGCAGGTCCTGAACTTCGGCCGCTCGCAGCGCGGCACGCCGCTGCCGGCCTTGGTGCTGACCCGCGCCGGCGGCACCGACGTGGCCGCGCTGGAGGCCAGCGGCCGGCCCACCGTGCTGCTGATGGGCCAGCAACACGGCGACGAGCCGGCCAGCGCCGAGGCCCTGCTGATCATGGCGCGCGAGCTGGCCCCAGGCGGCCTGCTGGAGCCCATGCTGGACGCCATCAACGTCATCGTCGTGCCGCGCGCCAATCCCGATGGCGCCGAGTCCGGGCAGCACCTGACGGCCAGCGGCACCGACCTGGACCAGGACCACCTGGCACTGCGCACGCCCGAGGCCCAGGCGCTGGCGCGGCTGGTGCGCAACTACCGGCCGATTGCCATCATCGACGCGCACGAATACCCGGTGCACAGCCTGCTGGCCGAGCGCGCCGGCGTGCTGCCGCGCGCCGACCTGCTGCTGCAGCGGGCCACGACGGCCAACCTGCCGGAGTTCATGACCAAGGCTGCGATGGAGTGGTACCACGACCCCATGGTGAAGGCGCTGACCGGTGCCGGGCTCACGCAGGACTGGTACTTCACGCCGGAGCAGACCGATGGCGGCGCCCTGCGCCTGGCCATGGGGAGCACGGCTGCCGACAGCGCGCGCAACGTCAACGGGCTGAAGAATGCCGTCAGCCTGCGCATCGACAGCCGCGGCGCTGACCTGGACCGCAGCCAGATCCAGCGGCGCGTGCACGCGCACGTCACTGCGCTGACCAGCGCGCTGCGCAGCACGGTGGAAAAAGCCGCCAGCCTGGAGTCGGTGCGCTCGTATGAGGCGCGCGAGATTGCGTCGCAGGCCTGCCGGGGCGACCTGGTGGTGCGCGCGCAGGGCACGCCGCTGCAGCGCGAGCTGATCGGCATCGACCCGCAGACCGGCGCCGACCGGCCGCTGCACCTGCAGTGGGACTCGACCCTGCAGCTGCAGACCACGTTGCGCCGCGCCCGCCCTTGCGGCTACTGGCTGGCCGCCAGCGCCGGCGACGCCGTGCAGCGCCTGCGCTGGCTGGGCGTGCAGGTGCTGCGCGTGGCCGAGCCCGGGGCGGTATTGGCCGACCTGTACGAGCAGGCCGGCGGCGAGCGCGGCGAGGGCCTGCAGCTGGCCACGCGGCGCGGCACCATCGACGTGCCCGAGGGCAGCTACTACGTGCCCATGAACCAGACCCTGGCCAACCTGGCCGCCGCAGCGCTGGAGCCCGACACCCGCGGCAGCTACTACGCCCACCAGCTGGTGGGCGGCCTGCAGGATACGGCGCGCGTCATGGCCAACCCGCCGCTGGTCTTTGAGGAGATGGATTGA
- a CDS encoding DUF1631 family protein: MPLPASRARTVFRACVVNAIRDGETLMGQLLTRTRSALSEEESSSRDVQRRHLVADALRLLNQHEAQLVKAYPLALLEAFADGPAQPRARGPAGIDTGIDFGELALMDDTEVLAQVELARAQQTAALATEAALAELNALVSSAQGLGNVQPERNPLRPENYIRALQQVVGDTGVSGDVRQQWMAQMREQLGQQLVEVYQRTASALREQGVEPVGYAVAGLAGAQRSSYGGYSASAQMGMGGYASSVHSGLVSHYGLPEHGSGWGGGVSGGVPLAPAAEEALLTVGMLRQMLAGLGDPFAMNAVHGGAAAAGGHGAVSGHGGYVTQEAADAMQDLAQLEHLVGRLAGAQGASAWAGTSAMMPASAPVPAPVQQASPERAAQDVVSRMMDNISQDARLLPPMQRAIQSLAPALRELVRHDTRFFSDEQHPARRLLDELTQRSLAFDREDSPSFGRFMRLVNEVVGHLATARIESSVPFERVLRALEKAWETQERHRRERREAKERERQLREQRDLLAERLAADFRRLPNADGAPADLLAFVTGPWAAVVALAQTAEGGDAGGDDDPGGYLALVPLLLAAGQQAQLHAEPERLGQALAAALPTLREGLMSINHPADGIQAAEERLLGLLQLAQDYHHEQQRRAEAARAQEQARAQAEVEAAQAQAHAHAHAHAQAQAQAQADAAQAAAEPPPAEPADSLAAPLSVQDELPTQSEMQALAQEPRPDVPAADDAKGALQIGQWVEIVSQQVTVQTQLTWASPHNTLFLFTGLDGSTQSMTRRMIDKLSGEGAFRRLAGAPAPAAAPRSGRARQR; the protein is encoded by the coding sequence ATGCCCCTGCCAGCGTCTCGCGCCAGAACGGTTTTTCGCGCATGCGTCGTCAATGCCATCCGCGACGGCGAGACGCTCATGGGGCAACTGCTCACCCGCACTCGCAGCGCCCTGAGCGAGGAAGAATCGTCCAGCCGCGATGTGCAGCGGCGCCACCTGGTGGCTGACGCCCTGCGCCTGCTGAACCAGCACGAGGCGCAGCTGGTCAAGGCCTACCCCCTGGCGCTGCTGGAGGCCTTTGCCGACGGCCCGGCGCAGCCGCGCGCCCGGGGCCCGGCCGGCATCGACACGGGCATCGATTTCGGCGAGCTGGCACTGATGGACGATACCGAGGTGCTGGCGCAGGTGGAGCTGGCGCGCGCCCAGCAGACGGCGGCGCTGGCCACCGAGGCGGCGCTGGCCGAGCTGAACGCCCTAGTCAGCTCCGCCCAGGGCCTGGGCAACGTGCAGCCCGAGCGCAATCCGCTGCGGCCCGAGAACTACATCCGCGCGCTGCAGCAGGTGGTGGGCGATACCGGCGTGTCGGGCGACGTGCGCCAGCAGTGGATGGCCCAGATGCGCGAGCAGCTGGGCCAGCAGCTGGTGGAGGTGTACCAGCGCACCGCAAGCGCCCTGCGCGAGCAGGGGGTGGAGCCGGTGGGCTATGCCGTCGCCGGCCTGGCCGGTGCGCAGCGCAGCAGCTACGGCGGCTATTCGGCCAGTGCGCAGATGGGCATGGGTGGCTACGCTTCTTCGGTACACAGCGGGCTGGTCAGCCACTACGGCCTGCCCGAGCATGGCTCCGGCTGGGGCGGCGGCGTCTCTGGCGGCGTGCCGCTGGCGCCGGCGGCGGAGGAAGCGCTGCTCACCGTGGGCATGCTGCGCCAGATGCTGGCTGGCCTGGGTGACCCGTTCGCGATGAATGCCGTGCACGGGGGCGCTGCGGCGGCAGGCGGCCATGGCGCTGTGTCGGGGCACGGCGGCTATGTGACCCAGGAAGCCGCGGACGCCATGCAGGACCTGGCGCAGCTGGAGCACCTGGTGGGCCGGCTGGCCGGCGCCCAGGGCGCCAGCGCCTGGGCCGGTACCTCGGCCATGATGCCAGCCTCCGCGCCCGTGCCGGCCCCCGTGCAGCAGGCCTCGCCCGAGCGCGCCGCGCAGGACGTGGTCAGCCGCATGATGGACAACATCTCCCAGGACGCGCGCCTGCTGCCGCCCATGCAGCGCGCCATCCAGAGCCTGGCGCCAGCGCTGCGCGAACTGGTGCGCCACGACACGCGTTTTTTCAGCGACGAGCAGCACCCTGCGCGCCGCCTGCTGGACGAGCTGACGCAGCGCAGCCTGGCCTTCGACCGGGAAGACTCGCCCTCGTTCGGGCGCTTCATGCGCCTGGTCAACGAGGTGGTGGGCCACCTGGCGACGGCGCGCATCGAAAGTTCCGTCCCTTTCGAGCGCGTGCTGCGCGCCCTGGAAAAGGCCTGGGAGACGCAGGAGCGCCACCGCCGCGAGCGCCGCGAGGCCAAGGAGCGCGAACGCCAGCTGCGCGAGCAGCGCGACCTGCTGGCCGAGCGCCTGGCGGCCGACTTTCGCCGCCTGCCCAACGCCGATGGCGCGCCGGCAGACCTGCTGGCTTTCGTCACCGGCCCCTGGGCCGCCGTGGTGGCGCTGGCGCAGACCGCGGAGGGCGGTGACGCAGGCGGGGACGATGACCCCGGCGGCTACCTGGCCCTGGTGCCGCTGCTGCTGGCGGCCGGGCAGCAGGCGCAGCTGCACGCCGAGCCCGAGCGGCTGGGCCAGGCCCTGGCGGCGGCGCTGCCCACGCTGCGCGAGGGGCTGATGAGCATCAACCACCCGGCCGATGGAATACAGGCCGCGGAGGAACGCCTGCTGGGCCTGCTGCAGCTGGCGCAGGACTATCACCACGAACAGCAGCGGCGCGCCGAAGCAGCGCGCGCCCAGGAGCAGGCCCGGGCACAAGCTGAAGTCGAAGCTGCCCAGGCCCAGGCCCACGCCCACGCCCACGCCCACGCCCAGGCCCAGGCCCAGGCCCAGGCCGATGCGGCCCAGGCGGCCGCTGAGCCGCCGCCCGCAGAGCCCGCAGACAGCCTGGCCGCCCCGCTGTCCGTGCAGGACGAGCTGCCCACGCAGTCCGAAATGCAGGCCCTGGCCCAGGAGCCGCGTCCGGATGTGCCGGCCGCCGACGACGCCAAGGGTGCGCTGCAGATCGGCCAGTGGGTGGAGATCGTCAGCCAGCAAGTGACGGTGCAGACCCAGCTGACCTGGGCCAGCCCGCACAACACCCTGTTCCTGTTCACGGGGCTGGACGGCAGCACCCAGTCCATGACGCGCCGCATGATCGACAAGCTCTCGGGCGAGGGTGCCTTTCGCCGGCTGGCGGGCGCGCCCGCCCCGGCCGCCGCGCCGCGCAGCGGCCGGGCGCGCCAGCGCTAG
- the ettA gene encoding energy-dependent translational throttle protein EttA, giving the protein MAQYVFSMNRVSKTVPPKRQILKDISLSFFPGAKIGVLGLNGSGKSSLLKIMAGVDKEFEGEALPMAGLSIGYLPQEPQLNPEHTVRQAVEEAMAEVNNAKARLEEVYAAYAEEDADFDALAKEQGELEAIIAAAGTDSEHQLEIAADALRLPPWDAMVGQLSGGEKRRVALCQLLLSKPDMLLLDEPTNHLDAESVDWLEQFLHRFSGTVVAITHDRYFLDNAAEWILELDRGHGIPYKGNYSDWLIQKGNRLEAEQKGEEARAKALKKELEWVRQNAKGRQAKSKARIARFEELSDYEYQKRNETQEIFIPVAERLGSKVIEFKNVSKAFGDRLLIDNLSMNIPAGAIVGIIGPNGAGKSTLFKLIAGKEQPDSGTVEIGQTVKMAFVDQHRDELANEKTVWEDISGGLDMINVGKFTMASRAYAGRFNFNGQDQQKKVGNLSGGERGRLHLAKTLIQGGNVLMLDEPSNDLDVETLRALEDALLEYAGTVMVISHDRWFLDRIATHILAAEGDSQWVFFDGNYQEYEADKKKRLGEEGAAPKRMRYKALK; this is encoded by the coding sequence ATGGCCCAGTACGTTTTCTCGATGAATCGTGTCAGCAAGACCGTGCCCCCGAAGCGGCAGATCTTGAAGGACATCTCGCTGTCATTCTTTCCTGGCGCCAAGATCGGCGTGCTGGGCCTGAACGGCTCGGGCAAGTCGTCGCTCTTGAAGATCATGGCTGGCGTGGACAAGGAGTTCGAGGGCGAGGCCCTGCCCATGGCCGGCCTGTCTATCGGCTACCTGCCCCAGGAGCCCCAGCTCAATCCCGAGCACACGGTGCGCCAGGCTGTGGAAGAAGCCATGGCCGAGGTGAACAACGCCAAGGCCCGCCTGGAGGAGGTGTACGCCGCCTACGCCGAGGAAGATGCCGACTTCGACGCCCTGGCCAAGGAGCAAGGTGAGCTGGAAGCCATCATCGCCGCCGCCGGCACCGATTCGGAGCACCAGCTGGAGATCGCCGCCGACGCGCTGCGCCTGCCGCCCTGGGATGCCATGGTCGGGCAGCTGTCCGGTGGCGAAAAGCGCCGCGTGGCCCTGTGCCAGCTGCTGTTGTCCAAGCCCGACATGCTGCTGCTGGACGAGCCCACCAACCACCTGGACGCGGAAAGCGTGGACTGGCTGGAGCAATTCCTGCACCGCTTCTCCGGCACCGTGGTGGCCATCACCCACGACCGCTACTTCCTGGACAACGCCGCCGAGTGGATCCTGGAGCTGGACCGCGGCCACGGCATTCCCTACAAGGGCAACTACTCGGACTGGCTGATCCAGAAGGGCAACCGCCTGGAGGCCGAGCAAAAGGGCGAAGAAGCCCGCGCCAAGGCCCTGAAGAAGGAGCTGGAGTGGGTGCGCCAGAACGCCAAGGGGCGCCAGGCCAAGTCCAAGGCCCGTATCGCACGCTTCGAGGAGCTGAGCGACTACGAATACCAAAAGCGCAACGAGACGCAGGAGATCTTCATTCCCGTGGCCGAGCGCTTGGGCTCCAAGGTCATCGAGTTCAAGAACGTCTCCAAGGCCTTCGGCGACCGCCTGCTGATCGACAACCTGTCCATGAACATTCCGGCGGGTGCCATCGTCGGCATCATTGGCCCCAACGGCGCCGGTAAGTCCACGCTATTCAAGCTGATCGCCGGCAAGGAGCAGCCTGACTCCGGCACCGTCGAGATCGGCCAGACGGTGAAGATGGCCTTTGTGGACCAGCACCGCGACGAGCTGGCCAACGAGAAGACCGTGTGGGAGGACATCTCCGGGGGGCTGGACATGATCAACGTGGGCAAGTTCACCATGGCCTCGCGCGCCTACGCCGGGCGTTTTAACTTCAACGGCCAGGACCAGCAAAAGAAGGTCGGCAACCTCTCGGGCGGCGAGCGCGGGCGCCTGCACCTGGCCAAGACGCTGATCCAGGGCGGCAACGTGCTGATGCTGGACGAGCCCTCCAACGACCTGGACGTGGAAACCCTGCGCGCCCTGGAAGACGCGCTGCTGGAATACGCCGGCACGGTGATGGTCATCAGCCACGACCGCTGGTTCCTGGACCGCATCGCCACCCACATCTTGGCCGCCGAGGGCGACAGCCAGTGGGTGTTCTTTGACGGCAACTACCAGGAGTACGAGGCCGACAAGAAGAAGCGCCTGGGCGAAGAGGGCGCTGCCCCCAAGCGCATGCGCTACAAGGCCCTCAAGTGA
- a CDS encoding class I SAM-dependent methyltransferase, whose translation MQALLYAIAAMPAPTDACRIFHGRGGLHPGCEQWTLDAYPPVFLLTSFAPAADDEVAAIGAALQARWQQIAPAQPLNWVFQHRGAALRIEGRSDTRLMAGSVPDPHVVAEDGARLRVHVLQGQNHGLFLDMAAGRRWVRAHVAAHRARTGRGSRVLNLFAYTCAFSVAALQAGAAQVVNVDMGRGAMATGQQNHGLNGLAGASFLAHDIFSTWGKITRGGPYDLVIADPPSYQKGSFVATKDYARILRRLPDLLTPGGHALLCLNAPELGESFLREQVSLAAPGLAFVARVPNPPAFADVDADRALKVLAYRQPA comes from the coding sequence ATGCAAGCCCTGCTCTACGCCATCGCCGCCATGCCTGCGCCCACCGATGCCTGCCGCATCTTCCACGGCCGGGGCGGGCTTCACCCGGGTTGCGAGCAGTGGACGCTCGATGCCTATCCGCCGGTCTTCCTGCTTACCAGCTTTGCCCCTGCGGCCGATGACGAGGTGGCCGCCATCGGCGCGGCGCTGCAGGCGCGCTGGCAGCAGATCGCGCCTGCCCAGCCTTTGAACTGGGTGTTTCAGCACCGCGGCGCGGCGCTGCGGATCGAAGGGCGCAGCGACACGCGCCTGATGGCCGGCAGCGTGCCCGACCCGCACGTGGTCGCCGAAGACGGCGCGCGCCTGCGCGTGCATGTGCTGCAGGGGCAGAACCACGGCTTGTTTCTGGACATGGCCGCAGGCCGGCGCTGGGTGCGCGCGCATGTGGCCGCGCACCGCGCCCGCACGGGGCGCGGCTCGCGGGTGCTGAACCTGTTTGCCTACACCTGTGCGTTTTCGGTCGCTGCGCTGCAGGCGGGGGCGGCGCAGGTGGTGAACGTGGACATGGGCCGCGGGGCGATGGCCACGGGGCAGCAAAACCATGGCCTGAACGGACTGGCGGGCGCCAGCTTTTTGGCCCACGACATCTTCAGCACGTGGGGCAAGATCACCCGCGGCGGGCCGTACGACCTGGTGATCGCCGACCCGCCCAGCTACCAAAAGGGCAGTTTCGTCGCCACCAAGGATTACGCCCGCATCCTGCGCCGCCTGCCGGACCTGCTGACCCCGGGCGGCCATGCGCTGCTGTGCCTGAACGCGCCGGAGCTGGGCGAGTCCTTCCTGCGCGAGCAGGTGAGCCTGGCGGCGCCGGGGCTGGCGTTCGTGGCCCGCGTGCCCAACCCGCCGGCGTTTGCCGATGTGGACGCAGACCGGGCGCTGAAGGTGCTGGCCTATCGCCAGCCGGCTTGA